The DNA segment GCCGCGTCGCCCGCGCCGGCGGCGGGCGCGCGCAGCAGCGCCACGAGCAGGCACAGCAGGACGACCAGGCGACTCATCGCGCGACCGGCGGAGGCGATCAGGGGGCCGCGGGCGGCGCCCCGCCGCGCCCCGCGTCCGCAAAGCGGGCGGCGATCTCGCGGAAGCGCTGCTGGTTCGCGAGGAAGGCGTCGAGGACGTCCGGGTCGAAGTGCGTGCCTCGCCCCTCCGCGAGGATCGCCGCGGCGCGCTCGTGCGGCATCGGCTCCTTGTAGGCGCGCCGGCTCACGAGCGCGTCGTAGACGTCGGCCACGGCCATGAGGCGGCCGGCGACGGGGATCTGCTCCCCCTTCAGCCCGTTGGGATAGCCGCTGCCGTCCCACTTCTCCTGGTGCGTCAGCGCGAACTCCCGCGCGATCCGCAGGAACGAGTCGTCCCCGAGGCGCCGCTCCGCGATCTGCAGCGTGTCGTCGCCGTAGACGGTGTGGCGCTTCATCTCCTCGAACTCCTCGCTCGTCAGCCGGTCGCGCTTGAGCAGGACGTGGTCGCGCACGCCGACCTTGCCGATGTCGTGCAGCGGCGCCAGGCGGAAGAACAGGTCGATCGTGTCCTCGTCGAGCGCGTCGTGGAACCGGGGGTGCCCGCGCAGCGACTCCGCGAGCGCCTTCACGTAGTGGCGGGTGCGCTGGATGTGGCCGCCGGTCTCGTTGTCCCGCGTCTCGGCGAGCGCCGCCATGCTCTGGATGATGACCTCCTGCGTCAGCGAGAGCTTGCGGGCGAAGTCCGCCGCCTCGCGCTCGCTGAGGCGGAAGCGCAGGAAGGAGAGCAGCCCGAAGCCGGCGGCGAGCGCGGCCTGGGGCAGCAGGGGCGAGAGGAACACGCCGGTGCGCGAGAACAGCCAGAAGGAGGCGGCCCACGCGCCCGCCGAGCCGAGCACGAGCAGCGGCAGGCCGGCGACCGCCCCCGAGCGCGAGAAGACCGCCGTCGCCACCGCCCCCGCGAGCAGCGCGGCGAGCAGCTCCCAGCCGCGCGCCGCGGCCGGCCGCCGCGGGAGGTCGCCCTGGAGGATCGTGTCGATCGCGGCGGCGTGGATCTCGGGGCCCGGGTAGACCGGGTCGAACGGCGTTGCGCGCAGCTCCTTGAGGCCGGCGGCGCTCGTGCCGACGATCGCGATGCGCCCCGCGAGCGCGCCGGCGGGGACGCGCCGCTCCAGCACCGCGGCCGCGGAGAGGTACTCGTAGCCGCGGCCGGGCCCGCGAAAGCGCACGAGCATCCCCCCGCGCGCGTCCAGGGGAACGGTCCGGCCGCCAACCGTCAGCCGCGGTCCGCCCGGTGCGGAGGGGCCGGAGATGGCGATGGCGCCGCCGCGCGCGCGGGCCAGCGCCGCGAGCGCCAGGCTCGGGAAGATCTCGCCGCGATGCTCCATGAGCAGCGGGACGCCCCGCACCGTGCCGTCGCTGTCCGGCGCGACGT comes from the bacterium genome and includes:
- a CDS encoding CHASE2 domain-containing protein, translated to MARRPQPDPPVRLPRRRAPWRVVVAGAACTLLIAAAGWRPPRALENIEGRVYDLYLRAASHRPPGRVPAIVDIDEESLARYGQWPWPRYRIAQLLDRVRELGADAVALDMVFAEPDRTSLSLVAREIERDIGRTVRLADPGTALPDNDRILAEALGRGPFVLGYAFGFGAAAPGRECVLHPVAPAPEGSGGGLRPARAPSVVCNLPELARAAGASGFFNVAPDSDGTVRGVPLLMEHRGEIFPSLALAALARARGGAIAISGPSAPGGPRLTVGGRTVPLDARGGMLVRFRGPGRGYEYLSAAAVLERRVPAGALAGRIAIVGTSAAGLKELRATPFDPVYPGPEIHAAAIDTILQGDLPRRPAAARGWELLAALLAGAVATAVFSRSGAVAGLPLLVLGSAGAWAASFWLFSRTGVFLSPLLPQAALAAGFGLLSFLRFRLSEREAADFARKLSLTQEVIIQSMAALAETRDNETGGHIQRTRHYVKALAESLRGHPRFHDALDEDTIDLFFRLAPLHDIGKVGVRDHVLLKRDRLTSEEFEEMKRHTVYGDDTLQIAERRLGDDSFLRIAREFALTHQEKWDGSGYPNGLKGEQIPVAGRLMAVADVYDALVSRRAYKEPMPHERAAAILAEGRGTHFDPDVLDAFLANQQRFREIAARFADAGRGGAPPAAP